A window of Pseudodesulfovibrio hydrargyri contains these coding sequences:
- a CDS encoding MipA/OmpV family protein, which yields MIRTNKILLLLLASMAFCPALALADDGDKGYDLSLGAGVKISTSEYKGEDAKVSPVPLLNYEGEYLFVHGLTAGAFLYKDPTNELSVNVSYLSQSFDASENDDRRMRLLDDRDSTMMVGAAYSLRGDWGQTKLALSADVLDNNNGFVADASYAYPFSLSFLRIKPFAGVEWTSENYNDYYYGVDSGESSKSGMREYSAGSGFSPYVGLGLKCGLTRDIDISLSTRIKKLSEEITDSPMVDKDATYSFAFGLSYSF from the coding sequence ATGATCCGCACAAATAAAATCCTGTTGCTCCTGCTCGCCAGCATGGCCTTCTGCCCCGCCCTCGCCCTGGCGGATGACGGGGACAAGGGTTACGACCTGAGCCTCGGTGCCGGGGTGAAGATTTCCACGTCGGAATACAAGGGTGAGGACGCCAAGGTCTCGCCGGTTCCGCTCCTGAACTACGAGGGGGAGTATCTCTTCGTGCACGGCCTGACGGCCGGAGCGTTCCTTTACAAGGACCCGACCAACGAGTTGTCCGTGAACGTGTCCTACCTGTCGCAGAGCTTCGACGCCAGTGAGAACGACGACAGGCGGATGCGCCTGCTTGACGACCGCGATTCGACCATGATGGTCGGGGCCGCATACAGCCTGCGGGGCGACTGGGGCCAGACCAAGCTGGCCCTCTCCGCCGACGTGCTCGACAACAACAACGGCTTTGTCGCCGATGCCTCCTACGCCTATCCGTTCAGCCTCTCTTTCCTCAGGATCAAGCCGTTCGCCGGGGTCGAGTGGACCAGCGAAAACTACAACGACTATTACTATGGAGTGGACTCCGGGGAGTCGAGCAAAAGCGGCATGCGGGAATACTCCGCCGGGAGCGGGTTCTCCCCCTATGTGGGACTCGGCCTGAAATGCGGCCTCACCCGGGACATCGACATCAGCCTGAGCACCAGAATCAAAAAATTGAGCGAGGAAATCACCGACAGCCCCATGGTCGACAAGGACGCGACCTATTCCTTCGCCTTCGGGCTCAGCTATTCATTCTGA